Proteins encoded within one genomic window of Haematobia irritans isolate KBUSLIRL chromosome 5, ASM5000362v1, whole genome shotgun sequence:
- the LOC142238165 gene encoding uncharacterized protein LOC142238165 has translation MAFRTISAVCRVGHLLAKPGRLIENSLKTSSPVFECKRCQIRFQSRDDCKQKPKEKCGERFKNAPCDPNYKSKTHIIKQAMPKPLPDKDREIKMKIPDICCGKICPDALPRFDKLYYRRSDKAKREYQQTWAECPELLVKPKVICSFENIKYPILEKRPKQKRPQTACKPPTCDDSEKKCPNFVLPQCGQARRPPNCRIKREPLDCVKRKTPYPSFSECKKAIPQPLHPIECKCLALPTMCEIWEHYNRQMTLKANFKC, from the coding sequence ATGGCTTTCAGAACTATATCTGCCGTTTGTCGTGTGGGTCATTTATTGGCAAAACCTGGacgtttaattgaaaattccctTAAAACCTCTTCTCCAGTCTTTGAATGTAAACGCTGTCAAATACGCTTTCAATCAAGGGACGATTGCAAACAAAAACCCAAAGAAAAATGTGGAGAACGCTTTAAGAATGCCCCATGTGATCCAAATTATAAATCGAAGACCCATATCATAAAACAAGCCATGCCCAAGCCATTGCCAGACAAGGATCGGGAAATCAAAATGAAAATACCCGATATCTGTTGTGGTAAAATATGTCCAGATGCTTTGCCACGTTTCGATAAACTTTACTATAGGCGTAGTGATAAAGCCAAACGTGAATATCAGCAAACCTGGGCTGAATGTCCAGAGCTTTTGGTGAAACCCAAGGTAATATGCTCCTTTGAGAATATCAAATATCCCATATTGGAAAAACGTCCTAAACAAAAACGACCCCAAACGGCATGTAAACCACCCACGTGTGATGATAGCGAAAAgaaatgtccaaattttgtaCTACCACAATGTGGCCAGGCTCGTCGACCACCAAACTGCCGGATAAAACGTGAGCCTTTGGATTGTGTTAAACGTAAAACTCCATATCCTAGTTTTTCCGAGTGTAAAAAGGCTATACCACAGCCTCTACATCCAATCGAATGTAAATGCTTGGCTTTGCCTACAATGTGTGAGATATGGGAGCATTATAACCGACAAATGACACTTAAGGCGAACTTTAAAtgttaa
- the LOC142238163 gene encoding uncharacterized protein LOC142238163, which yields MLKSIVAKNLRKSLTPFNSRSYAKGCGSGGGCTKPKGCNMYFKDRKNKAFDCLPKEPDCTKAKSPSKPNFPTKNPDIMCCDNERLKRDPCYERRELCEKKDLKLDRHVLPLKSVWEYPAECCGNPCPELLPRFDTLYYCATDKEKREYQQTWVECPPLQIRKRKICCYDREELPPLCKRPKAECNRTACPLDAGKLKALCCLDQMNKCPRFKLPCCRTARSPPSCKNPPSPSDCKKRCCPYPSFSECCRPCPKPKRPTECLCLATRTKCEMYAELRRKLKYGLPPPVPAWPPKMLGPRY from the coding sequence ATGCTCAAATCCATTGTAgcgaaaaatttgagaaaatccctTACACCATTCAATTCTCGTTCATATGCCAAGGGATGTGGTAGTGGTGGGGGTTGTACCAAACCAAAAGGCTGTAACATGTATTTTAAGGATCGTAAAAACAAGGCCTTCGATTGTCTACCCAAAGAACCGGATTGCACAAAAGCCAAAAGTCCAAGTAAGCCCAATTTCCCTACTAAGAACCCCGATATCATGTGCTGTGACAATGAGCGTCTAAAACGGGATCCCTGCTACGAGAGACGTGAGCTGTGTGAGAAAAAAGATTTGAAATTGGATCGTCATGTATtaccattgaaatcggtttgggAATATCCAGCTGAATGTTGTGGTAATCCATGCCCTGAGTTGCTGCCGAGATTCGATACCCTGTATTATTGTGCCACAGATAAGGAGAAACGTGAATATCAACAAACCTGGGTGGAATGCCCCCCATTACAGATCAgaaaaaggaaaatttgctGTTATGATCGCGAAGAACTTCCGCCCCTTTGTAAGAGACCCAAAGCAGAATGCAATCGCACCGCTTGCCCTCTAGATGCTGGGAAACTTAAGGCCTTATGTTGTCTAGATCAAATGAATAAGTGTCCACGTTTTAAATTGCCTTGTTGTCGCACTGCAAGATCACCACCAAGTTGTAAAAATCCTCCTAGTCCTTCGGATTGTAAAAAACGTTGCTGTCCTTATCCATCATTTTCCGAATGTTGTCGACCTTGTCCTAAACCAAAAAGACCTACGGAATGTTTATGTCttgcaacacgtaccaaatgtgAAATGTATGCTGAGCTGAGAAGGAAATTAAAATATGGTCTACCACCACCAGTACCAGCATGGCCACCTAAAATGTTAGGTCCTAGATATTAA